Proteins from a genomic interval of Kribbella aluminosa:
- a CDS encoding ABC transporter ATP-binding protein: MKRPLYDPAAPQEVVRLPVAQGTTVRAYIKSLFRRHRRQFLWLTVVNAVAALSGMVGPWLLGNVVQKLSEGRTDVQLPSVVIGFVIALAVQTVFTRITRLRGAVLGEEMLADLREDFLVRAVGLPPGVLERAGTGDLLSRITTDIDRLSHAMRDAVPQLTIAIIWASLLIGALIVTAPALAVAIVIAAPILIIGGRWYFRRAPSAYRSEAAGYAAVASALAETVDAGRTVESHRLGHRRIQSGDTRIGQWVAWERYTLYLRMILFPIINMTHTIALAAVLVIGGGFAIQGWLTVGALTTGALYIQQLVEPVNMMIRWYDELQVAQVSLARLVGVREVETAVTTSEDEPNGRTVLADDVRFGYLEGRDVLHGVTLTVEPGARVALVGPSGAGKSTLGRLLAGIYSPRVGDITLGGAALDRMSAEQVRSHVALVNQEHHVFVGSVRDNLRLARQGASDADLWAALRSVDADGWVAGFDDGLDTEVGSGGVSLTPAQAQQVALARLVLADPHTLVLDEATSLMDPRAARHLERSLATVLEGRTVVAIAHRLHTAHDADVIAVVEDGKIVELGAHDELVDAQGPYAALWHSWHGDR, from the coding sequence GTGAAGCGCCCGCTGTACGACCCGGCAGCCCCGCAGGAAGTAGTGCGGCTCCCGGTGGCGCAGGGCACAACCGTCCGCGCCTACATCAAGTCGCTGTTCCGCAGGCACCGGCGGCAGTTCCTGTGGCTGACTGTGGTGAACGCGGTCGCGGCGCTCAGCGGCATGGTCGGACCGTGGCTGCTCGGCAACGTGGTGCAGAAGCTGTCCGAGGGCCGCACCGACGTGCAGCTGCCGTCCGTCGTGATCGGGTTCGTGATCGCGCTCGCGGTGCAGACCGTGTTCACCCGGATCACCCGCCTGCGCGGTGCGGTGCTCGGTGAGGAGATGCTCGCGGACCTCCGTGAGGACTTCCTGGTCCGCGCGGTCGGCCTGCCGCCGGGCGTGCTGGAGCGGGCCGGTACGGGTGACCTGCTGTCCCGGATCACCACCGACATCGACCGGCTGTCGCACGCGATGCGGGACGCCGTACCGCAGCTGACGATCGCGATCATCTGGGCGTCGCTGCTGATCGGAGCGCTGATCGTGACCGCGCCGGCGCTGGCCGTGGCGATCGTGATCGCGGCGCCGATCCTGATCATCGGCGGCCGGTGGTACTTCCGCCGTGCGCCATCGGCGTACCGGTCGGAGGCGGCCGGGTACGCCGCGGTCGCCTCGGCGCTGGCCGAGACGGTCGACGCCGGCCGCACCGTCGAGTCGCACCGGCTCGGTCACCGGCGCATCCAGTCCGGTGACACCCGGATCGGTCAGTGGGTCGCCTGGGAGCGGTACACGCTGTACCTGCGGATGATCCTGTTCCCGATCATCAACATGACCCACACGATCGCACTGGCCGCAGTGCTGGTCATCGGTGGCGGGTTCGCGATCCAGGGCTGGCTGACGGTCGGTGCGCTGACCACGGGTGCGCTCTACATCCAGCAGCTGGTCGAGCCGGTCAACATGATGATCCGCTGGTACGACGAGCTGCAGGTGGCGCAGGTGTCCCTGGCGCGGCTGGTCGGGGTCCGTGAGGTGGAGACGGCTGTCACCACCAGCGAGGACGAGCCGAACGGGCGGACCGTGCTGGCGGACGACGTACGGTTCGGGTACCTGGAGGGTCGCGACGTGCTGCACGGCGTGACGCTGACCGTCGAGCCAGGTGCCCGGGTGGCGCTGGTCGGGCCGTCCGGTGCGGGCAAGTCGACACTGGGCCGGTTGCTGGCCGGCATCTACTCGCCACGGGTCGGCGACATCACCCTGGGTGGTGCGGCGCTGGACCGGATGTCTGCGGAGCAGGTGCGCAGTCACGTCGCCCTGGTCAACCAGGAGCACCACGTGTTCGTGGGCAGCGTGCGGGACAACCTGCGGCTGGCTCGGCAGGGCGCGTCCGACGCGGACCTGTGGGCAGCGCTGCGGTCGGTGGACGCCGACGGCTGGGTTGCCGGGTTCGACGACGGGCTGGACACCGAGGTGGGGTCCGGTGGTGTCTCGCTGACGCCGGCACAGGCGCAGCAGGTCGCACTGGCCCGGCTGGTGCTGGCTGACCCGCACACGCTGGTCCTGGACGAGGCGACCTCGTTGATGGACCCGCGGGCGGCCCGGCACCTGGAGCGGTCGCTGGCGACCGTACTGGAAGGCCGGACCGTGGTCGCGATCGCGCACCGGCTGCACACCGCCCACGACGCCGACGTGATCGCCGTCGTCGAGGACGGCAAGATCGTCGAGCTGGGCGCCCACGACGAACTGGTGGACGCCCAGGGTCCGTACGCCGCGCTCTGGCACTCCTGGCACGGAGACCGCTAA
- a CDS encoding ABC transporter transmembrane domain-containing protein, which yields MSLRLIPFADPGVPDTRSGLRLILWLEHQQLRGQLLAVFWGLVYFGGIAAAPVAVGLAVQAAIDLSWSKLILSGVLLLAFGAAKAGADSFFHRAVVTNWISTAARLQQLLFRKAAELGSLLTRRIAAGEVVQVSSGDVEKIGWFVEVLGRFVAALLTCFAVVIGLLLYEPRLGLVVAVAVPVLAFSIIPLMGPAERRADEQRAKGGRATELAADTVAGLRVLRGIGGEQLFLERYRAASQEYRTSAVRSARMWSLIAALQVLFFGLFLVIVVWMGVGLVTSGHISVGELVTTYGFITFMLVPLHTFEETASAFIFSKVSARRAARVLSLQRTDETKATAEAQLPAGDLLDPVTGLHVPAGSFTAVVSGDPDTGGLLADRLGGHSPTATDEASVLLDGVALDDLPLDSARTVVLVQDKDPVLLSGTVRDLFDVPASGVVSAETALDAAQCEDILDVLRQSLPAGESDAMNAFLTERGRSLSGGQRQRVALARSLYVDPQVLVLDEPTSAVDAHTEARIADGLQLLRRGRTTVVFSSSPLMLDRAERVVFVPDGQVAAVGTHHELLHTNPQYRAVVTREEEATFEESV from the coding sequence ATGTCGTTGCGCCTCATTCCGTTCGCCGATCCGGGTGTGCCCGATACCCGGTCCGGCCTCCGACTCATTCTCTGGCTGGAGCACCAGCAGCTCCGCGGGCAGCTGCTCGCGGTGTTCTGGGGCCTGGTGTACTTCGGCGGGATCGCCGCCGCTCCGGTCGCGGTCGGGCTCGCCGTGCAGGCGGCCATCGACCTGTCCTGGTCCAAGCTGATCCTGTCCGGCGTGCTGCTGCTCGCCTTCGGCGCGGCCAAGGCCGGCGCCGACTCGTTCTTCCACCGGGCCGTCGTGACTAACTGGATCAGTACCGCGGCCCGCCTCCAGCAACTCCTGTTCCGCAAGGCCGCGGAGCTCGGCTCGCTGCTCACCCGGCGGATCGCGGCCGGCGAGGTCGTGCAGGTGAGCAGCGGCGACGTCGAGAAGATCGGCTGGTTCGTCGAGGTGCTCGGCCGGTTCGTGGCCGCGCTGCTGACCTGCTTCGCCGTCGTCATCGGCCTGCTGCTGTACGAACCCCGGCTCGGGCTGGTGGTCGCCGTCGCCGTCCCGGTGCTGGCGTTCTCGATCATCCCGCTGATGGGTCCCGCGGAGCGCCGCGCGGACGAGCAGCGGGCCAAGGGCGGCCGGGCCACCGAGCTCGCCGCCGACACCGTCGCCGGGCTGCGGGTGCTGCGCGGCATCGGCGGTGAGCAGCTGTTCCTGGAGCGGTACCGCGCCGCCTCGCAGGAGTACCGCACGAGCGCGGTGCGCAGCGCCCGGATGTGGTCGCTGATCGCCGCGCTCCAGGTGCTGTTCTTCGGGCTGTTCCTGGTGATCGTGGTGTGGATGGGCGTCGGGCTGGTGACGTCCGGTCACATCTCGGTCGGCGAGCTGGTCACGACGTACGGCTTCATCACGTTCATGCTGGTGCCGCTGCACACGTTCGAGGAGACCGCGAGCGCGTTCATCTTCTCGAAGGTGTCGGCCCGGCGGGCGGCGCGGGTGCTGTCGCTGCAGCGGACCGACGAGACCAAGGCCACAGCCGAGGCGCAACTGCCGGCGGGCGACCTGCTCGACCCGGTCACCGGGCTGCACGTCCCGGCCGGGAGCTTCACCGCGGTGGTCAGCGGCGACCCGGACACCGGCGGTCTGCTGGCCGACCGGCTGGGCGGCCACAGCCCGACGGCTACCGACGAGGCCTCCGTGCTGCTCGACGGTGTCGCGCTGGACGACCTCCCGCTCGACTCGGCGCGCACTGTCGTGCTGGTGCAGGACAAGGACCCGGTGCTGTTGTCGGGGACGGTGCGCGACCTGTTCGACGTACCGGCCAGCGGCGTGGTCTCTGCGGAGACGGCGCTGGACGCGGCACAGTGCGAGGACATCCTCGATGTGCTGCGGCAGTCGCTGCCGGCCGGTGAGTCCGACGCGATGAACGCGTTCCTGACCGAGCGGGGCAGGTCCCTGTCCGGCGGTCAGCGGCAGCGGGTGGCGCTGGCGAGGTCGCTGTACGTCGACCCGCAGGTGCTGGTGCTCGACGAGCCGACCAGTGCGGTCGACGCGCACACCGAGGCCCGGATCGCGGATGGCCTGCAACTGCTGCGCCGCGGCCGGACCACAGTGGTGTTCTCGTCGAGCCCGCTGATGCTGGACCGCGCGGAGCGGGTGGTGTTCGTGCCGGACGGCCAGGTGGCCGCTGTCGGTACGCATCACGAGCTGCTGCACACCAACCCGCAGTACCGCGCGGTTGTGACCCGTGAAGAAGAAGCAACGTTCGAGGAGTCGGTGTGA
- a CDS encoding helix-turn-helix domain-containing protein, producing the protein MLEGLGIDATQERLYEHVLTHPGQTADELVHADPDVPVSDTLAALLAKHFLRVTDGRYTAVPPELALQGMLDTRQLELDRAAARVQELERLHRATPDPLRQAPVEVVPGDQAPAYGLALHSATRSEIRAFETPPYGKRLVPADTKPVTAAIQRGVRHRIVYSRAAVDEQGLDMLRETLTVGEQARVVGDVPVRLAIYDDKVATMPAVTGRPVTEGLLVIRPSSLLDSLIALFERVWASAPPLTLDTAPRSDQLDPDDDRTLIALLAAGMGDQAIARQLGISLRTVGRRVQRVQTTLNAATRFQAGLAVGLSRSDN; encoded by the coding sequence GTGCTGGAAGGCCTGGGGATCGACGCCACGCAAGAGCGGCTCTACGAGCACGTACTGACGCATCCCGGCCAGACGGCGGACGAGCTGGTCCACGCCGATCCGGACGTACCCGTCAGCGATACCCTCGCCGCTCTGTTGGCCAAACACTTCCTCCGCGTCACCGACGGGCGGTACACGGCGGTGCCACCGGAGCTCGCGCTGCAGGGGATGCTCGACACGCGTCAGCTGGAGCTGGATCGGGCAGCGGCCAGAGTGCAGGAGCTGGAGCGGTTGCACCGGGCCACCCCGGATCCGCTCCGGCAGGCACCGGTGGAGGTTGTCCCGGGAGACCAGGCGCCTGCCTACGGGCTCGCCCTGCACAGTGCCACCCGCTCCGAGATCCGCGCCTTCGAGACACCGCCGTACGGCAAGCGACTGGTACCGGCGGACACCAAACCGGTCACGGCAGCCATCCAGCGCGGTGTCCGACACCGGATCGTCTACAGCCGGGCCGCCGTGGACGAGCAGGGACTGGACATGCTGCGTGAGACGCTGACCGTCGGCGAGCAGGCTCGGGTGGTCGGCGACGTACCGGTCCGGCTCGCGATCTACGACGACAAGGTGGCGACCATGCCGGCGGTCACTGGACGCCCGGTGACCGAAGGGCTGCTGGTCATCCGGCCTAGCTCGCTGCTGGACAGCCTGATCGCACTCTTCGAGCGAGTGTGGGCGAGCGCTCCACCACTGACCCTGGACACCGCACCGCGCAGCGACCAACTGGACCCCGACGACGACCGCACATTGATCGCTCTGCTCGCCGCGGGGATGGGCGACCAGGCCATCGCCCGCCAGCTGGGCATCAGCCTGCGGACGGTCGGCAGGCGAGTCCAACGAGTACAGACCACGCTGAACGCAGCGACCCGGTTCCAGGCCGGGCTGGCCGTCGGACTGAGCCGCTCGGACAACTGA